In Streptomyces sp. NBC_01707, a genomic segment contains:
- a CDS encoding iron chaperone has product MVQSKAEDVDGYLAETPPERREALGRLRQMCRQELKGFTEVMAYGMPAYERNGVGEVAFAGQKNYISFYLLRSDVREAFAERLAGYDMGKACLRFRKPENIDFDLVRDLLRATAAGPGTVC; this is encoded by the coding sequence ATGGTGCAGAGCAAGGCTGAAGATGTCGACGGATACCTGGCCGAGACCCCGCCGGAGCGCCGGGAGGCCCTGGGCAGGTTGCGGCAGATGTGCCGTCAGGAACTGAAGGGGTTCACCGAGGTGATGGCGTACGGGATGCCCGCCTACGAACGGAACGGCGTCGGCGAGGTCGCCTTCGCCGGCCAGAAGAACTACATCTCCTTCTACTTGCTGCGCTCCGACGTCCGCGAGGCCTTCGCGGAGCGGCTGGCCGGATACGACATGGGCAAGGCGTGCCTGCGCTTCCGCAAGCCGGAGAACATCGACTTCGACCTCGTGCGCGACCTGCTGCGAGCCACGGCGGCCGGGCCGGGCACGGTCTGCTGA